Within the Deltaproteobacteria bacterium genome, the region AGTGTCGAAGGTGAGCCAGTCAATCTGGCTTCGTATAAGGGAAAAGTCGCCTTGGTCGTCAACACAGCATCACGGTGCGGATACACATCTCAGTACCAAGATCTACAGGCGGTTTTTGCAAAATACAAAGAGCAGGGCCTGGTGGTTCTTGGCTTTCCATCCAACGATTTCGGCGGGCAAGAGCCTGGCACAAACAAAGATATAAAGGCGTTTTGTGAAACAAACTTTAACGTCAAGTTTCCACTCTTTGAGAAGGCGCCAGTTACGGGCAATGAAATTCAACCAGCGTTTAAGTTTCTCATTTCAAATTCGTCCTCGGTCGGGCCGGTTGAATGGAATTTTGAAAAGTTCCTAGTTGATCGCAATGGAAAAGTTGTCGGTCGATTCAAATCTAAAGTTTCGCCGTCGGCCAAAGAGGTTTCCTCGTTGATCGAAAACAAACTGAAGGAAAAGTCGACGTGCACGTCGTCGATTTAGAGGATGTAAAAAAGTCGTTCGCTAAAACTGGGCCAGTACTCGAAAATTTGAATCTCAGTATTTTAAGAGGTCAGTTTGTCTGTTTCCTTGGCCCAAGCGGATGCGGTAAATCCACGGTACTGCGCCTCATTGCAGGTTTAGAAAAATCTGATTCTGGACGGGTTTCAGTCCAGGATGATCGCACTCAAGGAGTCTCCTTCGTATTTCAGGAGCCTCACTTGTTGCCTTGGCGAACAACGGTAGAGAATGTGATGTTGCCGCTAGAGCTTCGCGGTCGAATTCCAAGTTCGGAGCGTTTTGATATAGCGGTTCGAGCTCTTGAAAAAGTTGGCCTCGGAGAAGCTCTTCAAAAACGTCCGCAC harbors:
- a CDS encoding glutathione peroxidase; the protein is MKSAEAAGTCGAELVAEPSFYDLKVKSVEGEPVNLASYKGKVALVVNTASRCGYTSQYQDLQAVFAKYKEQGLVVLGFPSNDFGGQEPGTNKDIKAFCETNFNVKFPLFEKAPVTGNEIQPAFKFLISNSSSVGPVEWNFEKFLVDRNGKVVGRFKSKVSPSAKEVSSLIENKLKEKSTCTSSI
- a CDS encoding ABC transporter ATP-binding protein, giving the protein MHVVDLEDVKKSFAKTGPVLENLNLSILRGQFVCFLGPSGCGKSTVLRLIAGLEKSDSGRVSVQDDRTQGVSFVFQEPHLLPWRTTVENVMLPLELRGRIPSSERFDIAVRALEKVGLGEALQKRPHELSGGMKMRVSLARALVTNPGILLLDEPFAALDEVTRFQLQEDLLKYWDEKKMTVVFVTHSISEAAFLAQRQIVFSKRPARMIADRMSRLPSAAKNRNTELRLSAEFLSEIRELSGVGR